The Xanthobacter flavus genome includes a window with the following:
- a CDS encoding ABC transporter ATP-binding protein, whose product MELRYGAAVAVRDISLKVKRGQLVAVIGNNGAGKSSMVKGATGLVAPSGGKVLFRGADTTRMSANTKVGQGLVMVPEGRLIFPDQSVEDNLILGAYVHGGLKGARAKQTRDKVLELFPRLKERLGQQAGSMSGGEQQMLAIARGLMAEPELLIIDELSLGLAPRIVDQLMGVLSSLNKAGLTILLVEQLASYALAIADHAYVIANGRVAREGPSQVLARDPEVMEAFLGRKKPAA is encoded by the coding sequence ATGGAACTGCGCTACGGCGCGGCGGTGGCGGTGCGCGACATTTCCCTCAAGGTGAAGCGCGGCCAATTGGTGGCGGTCATCGGCAACAACGGGGCCGGCAAGTCGTCCATGGTGAAGGGCGCGACCGGCCTCGTCGCGCCCTCCGGCGGCAAGGTACTGTTTCGCGGCGCCGACACCACCCGCATGAGCGCGAACACCAAGGTGGGGCAGGGCCTCGTCATGGTGCCGGAAGGCCGGCTGATCTTCCCCGACCAGAGCGTGGAGGACAATCTGATCCTCGGCGCCTATGTCCATGGCGGACTGAAGGGCGCGCGGGCGAAGCAGACCCGCGACAAGGTGCTGGAGCTGTTCCCGCGGCTGAAGGAGCGCCTCGGCCAGCAGGCCGGCTCCATGTCCGGCGGCGAGCAGCAGATGCTGGCCATCGCGCGCGGGCTGATGGCCGAGCCCGAGCTGCTCATCATCGACGAACTTTCGCTCGGCCTCGCGCCCCGCATCGTCGACCAGCTCATGGGCGTGCTCTCTTCGCTCAACAAGGCTGGCCTCACCATCCTGCTGGTGGAGCAGTTGGCCTCCTACGCGCTGGCCATCGCCGACCATGCCTATGTCATTGCCAACGGCCGCGTCGCGCGGGAAGGGCCGAGCCAGGTGCTCGCTCGCGATCCCGAGGTGATGGAAGCCTTCCTCGGCCGCAAGAAACCGGCGGCCTGA
- a CDS encoding branched-chain amino acid ABC transporter ATP-binding protein/permease: MRHLVRHLTLLGFGAFLALLVAVPLTAGNEYELRLFMLFLIYGIIAVGLNVLVGLTGLVSLGQAGLFALGSYTGAIVATRLGFDMISASIVAALVAAVFGVLLAYPTVRVRGVYLAVVTIAFGLIVENVAIEWQSLTGGTTGITSIPSPNAFGVRLSGYAFYGVLAAVLFLATAAAHNLKVSRYGRAMLAVSQSEIAARALGVDATSMRTLAFVAAAVTAGLAGTFYAFLNSYISPDIFTFSDSVRFLLMVILGGAASTFGPVLGAYILTYLPEYLQEFAVWQKFAYGALLLIVMFVMPRGIMGSLAAGLKRLVPVPRAVPASEGLPAEDTLRLDPRAQKAELVARDLTVRFGGLTALAKASLRVKPGEVHALIGPNGAGKSTFVNTISGFYQPSEGAFELDGIQLAGKASHEIARAGLSRTFQNTELFGEMTVLENVMVGYQQRLGYGLLAAVLRTGAMRRQDEECRRAAIGLLAFVGLEDYANEEARFLPFGLQRRLEIARALAPRPRVLLLDEPAAGLTTQEIDELEAMIRRIAALGVSVLLIEHHVELIMAVADTVTVLDYGQVIASDTPAVVQENPRVIEAYFGTSLDHATPAEVTA; the protein is encoded by the coding sequence ATGAGACACCTCGTCCGCCATCTCACCCTCCTGGGCTTCGGGGCGTTCCTCGCCCTCCTCGTGGCCGTGCCACTCACCGCCGGCAACGAGTATGAGCTGCGCCTGTTCATGCTGTTCCTGATCTACGGCATCATCGCCGTGGGCCTGAACGTGCTGGTGGGGCTCACCGGCCTGGTCTCCCTCGGGCAGGCGGGCCTGTTTGCCCTCGGCTCCTATACCGGCGCCATCGTGGCGACGCGACTGGGCTTCGACATGATCTCGGCGAGCATCGTCGCCGCGCTGGTGGCGGCCGTGTTCGGCGTGCTCCTCGCCTATCCGACGGTGCGGGTGCGCGGCGTCTATCTCGCGGTGGTCACCATCGCCTTCGGCCTCATCGTGGAGAATGTCGCCATCGAGTGGCAGTCGCTCACGGGGGGCACCACCGGCATCACGTCCATTCCCTCCCCGAATGCGTTCGGGGTGCGGCTCTCGGGCTATGCCTTCTACGGCGTGCTCGCGGCGGTGCTGTTCCTCGCCACGGCGGCCGCGCACAATCTCAAGGTCTCGCGCTACGGCCGGGCCATGCTGGCGGTGTCGCAGAGCGAGATCGCCGCGCGGGCGCTGGGCGTCGACGCTACCTCCATGCGCACGCTCGCCTTCGTGGCGGCGGCGGTGACGGCGGGCCTCGCGGGCACCTTCTACGCCTTCCTCAATTCCTACATCTCGCCCGACATCTTCACCTTCTCGGACAGCGTGCGCTTCCTGCTCATGGTGATCCTGGGCGGGGCGGCCTCCACCTTCGGGCCGGTGCTGGGCGCCTATATCCTCACCTATCTGCCGGAGTATCTGCAGGAATTCGCGGTGTGGCAGAAGTTCGCCTATGGCGCGCTGCTGCTCATCGTCATGTTCGTGATGCCGCGGGGCATCATGGGTTCGCTCGCCGCCGGCCTGAAGCGGCTGGTCCCGGTGCCCCGCGCGGTGCCCGCCTCCGAAGGCCTACCGGCCGAGGACACGCTGCGCCTCGATCCCCGCGCGCAGAAAGCCGAGCTGGTGGCGCGCGACCTCACCGTGCGCTTCGGCGGGCTCACGGCGCTGGCGAAAGCCTCGCTGCGGGTGAAGCCGGGCGAGGTGCATGCCCTCATCGGGCCGAACGGCGCCGGCAAGTCCACCTTCGTCAACACCATCTCCGGCTTCTACCAGCCGAGCGAGGGCGCCTTCGAGCTGGACGGCATCCAGCTCGCCGGCAAGGCTTCCCACGAGATCGCCCGCGCCGGCCTCTCCCGCACCTTCCAGAACACCGAGCTGTTCGGTGAGATGACCGTGCTGGAAAACGTGATGGTGGGCTATCAGCAGCGCCTCGGCTACGGGCTTCTCGCCGCCGTGCTGCGCACCGGTGCGATGCGGCGGCAGGACGAGGAATGCCGTCGCGCCGCCATCGGTCTGCTCGCGTTCGTGGGGCTTGAGGACTACGCCAACGAGGAGGCCCGCTTCCTGCCGTTCGGCCTCCAGCGCCGCCTCGAGATCGCCCGCGCGCTGGCCCCCCGGCCTCGCGTGCTGCTGCTGGACGAGCCTGCCGCCGGGCTCACCACCCAGGAGATCGACGAGCTGGAAGCCATGATCCGACGGATCGCGGCGCTGGGAGTCTCGGTGCTGCTCATCGAGCACCACGTGGAACTCATCATGGCAGTGGCCGACACGGTGACCGTGCTGGATTACGGCCAGGTGATCGCCAGCGACACGCCCGCCGTGGTGCAGGAGAACCCGCGCGTCATCGAGGCCTATTTCGGCACCTCCCTCGACCACGCCACCCCCGCCGAGGTGACGGCATGA
- a CDS encoding cyclase family protein yields the protein MSRIVDLSLLIEDNMPAHKLFQRPVITTHMSHESSKALGLGVPGDAMTFQTNFIAMLDHVGTHVDAFRHVKPDGAAIDEMPLEMFMGKAVCFDLRHIPDLGEINVEDMEKAEAAAGVKVDGHIVLLCTGFHNRNYPSLDSVWKNPLLTAEATKWLYDRGSKMQGVEGPSTDKPSDNIFAQHRLCRDLGMSHWEWLVNLEELVGKGEFQFFGVPLKFKGGSGSPVRAFAILD from the coding sequence ATGTCCAGAATCGTCGACCTCAGCCTGCTCATCGAAGACAACATGCCCGCCCACAAGCTGTTTCAGCGGCCGGTGATCACAACTCACATGAGCCACGAAAGCTCGAAGGCGCTGGGCCTCGGCGTGCCCGGCGATGCCATGACCTTTCAGACGAATTTCATCGCCATGCTCGACCATGTGGGCACCCACGTGGATGCCTTCCGCCATGTGAAGCCCGACGGCGCTGCCATCGACGAGATGCCGCTAGAGATGTTCATGGGCAAGGCCGTGTGCTTCGACCTGCGCCACATCCCCGACCTCGGGGAGATCAACGTCGAGGATATGGAGAAGGCCGAGGCAGCCGCCGGCGTGAAGGTGGACGGGCACATCGTGCTGCTGTGCACGGGCTTCCACAACCGCAACTATCCGAGCCTGGATTCCGTATGGAAGAATCCGCTCCTCACGGCGGAAGCCACCAAGTGGCTGTATGACCGCGGCTCGAAAATGCAGGGCGTGGAAGGTCCTTCCACAGACAAGCCCTCCGACAACATCTTCGCCCAGCACCGCCTGTGCCGCGACCTTGGCATGAGCCACTGGGAATGGCTGGTGAATCTGGAGGAGTTGGTGGGCAAGGGCGAGTTCCAGTTCTTCGGCGTGCCGCTGAAGTTCAAGGGCGGCTCCGGCTCGCCGGTGCGCGCCTTCGCCATCCTCGACTGA
- a CDS encoding amidase family protein — translation MSDEFDTLSALALRTLVARREVSPVELTRRALDRAIATQPTLNAFFLIHEEEAMAAAHVAEDAVMKGAPLGLIHGLPFSAKDLMAVKGVPYASGSRAMAGNIAEVDAPAVERAKAQGGILIGKTTTSEFGCKPIGDSPLTGITRNPWNLAMTPGGSSAGAAASVAAGITPFALGTDGGGSIRIPCAFSGLSGLKGQFGRVPVWPTSATPTLAHVGPIARSMADAALLFSAVAGYDRRDPFAVAGPVPDVMGAAHASVAGMRVAYSPTFGYARPAPEVLAATDQAARTFEALGCHVEQVDAVFDTDPADLWTAEFYAGVGTRLRDVLENRRELLDPAVADILMPALGQEMKSYYASVFARYALREKMRLFFERYDLLISPVLPVSALEAGRNLPEGLEDRNLVSWVFYTYPFNLTGQPAGAVCAGLSPEGMPIGLQIVGRSCCEDDVVRAAAAFERAQPAGYNRPPTTA, via the coding sequence ATGTCCGACGAGTTCGACACCCTGAGCGCTCTTGCCCTGCGCACGCTGGTGGCCCGGCGGGAGGTCTCGCCGGTGGAGCTGACGCGCCGCGCGCTCGATCGCGCCATCGCCACCCAGCCCACCCTCAATGCCTTCTTCCTCATCCATGAGGAGGAGGCCATGGCCGCCGCCCATGTCGCCGAGGATGCGGTGATGAAAGGCGCGCCGCTCGGCCTCATCCACGGCCTGCCGTTTTCCGCCAAGGACCTGATGGCGGTGAAGGGCGTGCCTTATGCCTCCGGCTCCCGCGCCATGGCCGGCAATATCGCCGAGGTGGACGCCCCCGCGGTGGAGCGGGCGAAGGCGCAGGGCGGCATCCTCATCGGCAAGACCACCACCAGCGAATTCGGCTGCAAGCCCATCGGCGACAGCCCGCTCACCGGCATCACCCGCAACCCGTGGAACCTCGCCATGACGCCGGGCGGCTCCAGCGCGGGCGCGGCGGCCTCCGTGGCGGCGGGCATCACCCCGTTCGCGCTGGGCACCGACGGCGGCGGTTCCATCCGCATTCCCTGCGCCTTCAGCGGGCTTTCCGGCCTGAAGGGCCAGTTCGGCCGCGTGCCCGTATGGCCCACCTCGGCGACGCCGACGCTGGCCCATGTGGGCCCCATCGCCCGCTCCATGGCTGATGCGGCGCTGCTCTTCTCCGCCGTGGCGGGGTACGACCGGCGCGATCCGTTCGCCGTCGCCGGCCCGGTGCCGGACGTGATGGGCGCGGCGCACGCCTCCGTGGCCGGCATGCGCGTCGCCTACAGCCCCACCTTCGGCTACGCCCGCCCCGCGCCCGAGGTGCTCGCCGCCACGGATCAGGCCGCCCGCACCTTCGAGGCGCTGGGCTGCCATGTGGAGCAGGTGGATGCGGTGTTCGACACCGACCCCGCCGATCTGTGGACGGCCGAATTCTACGCCGGCGTCGGCACCCGCCTGCGCGATGTGCTGGAGAACCGGCGCGAGCTTCTGGATCCAGCCGTTGCGGACATCCTGATGCCGGCCCTCGGCCAGGAGATGAAGAGCTATTACGCCAGCGTCTTCGCCCGCTACGCTTTGCGCGAGAAGATGCGCCTGTTCTTCGAGCGCTATGACCTGCTGATTTCCCCGGTGCTGCCGGTAAGCGCGCTGGAGGCCGGGCGGAACCTGCCGGAGGGGCTTGAGGATCGCAACCTCGTGTCCTGGGTGTTCTACACCTATCCGTTCAACCTCACCGGCCAGCCCGCCGGAGCGGTGTGCGCCGGCCTGTCGCCTGAGGGCATGCCCATCGGCCTCCAGATCGTCGGCCGCTCCTGTTGCGAGGACGATGTGGTGCGGGCGGCAGCCGCCTTCGAGCGCGCCCAGCCCGCCGGCTACAACCGCCCGCCGACCACGGCCTGA
- a CDS encoding LysR family transcriptional regulator, whose protein sequence is MDFRQLKYFVQIAESGNFSRAAEVLRIAQPSLSQQMKNLEEELGVELLMRHARGVTPSELGQQFYDHARRILEEVDRVKDQVRSKSLNPSGRVSVGLPTSACRGLGLPLITAMAEQQPNIALHVVEAMTGYLDDLLQAGRLDVALLYDHKAFEHVAWTEMMVEDLMLFAAPDHPLAAKGSVAFRDMFAWPIVLPGAPNVMRTVIEQFAARNDVEPVAMACDSLPTIARLVRSGRALGVMPHFAFMDEMARGEMVAVAIVDPTPSWRLSVVVSQRSMNPRGSEAVAKVMANVIAGMVEAGSWRAKLKGEKARATAK, encoded by the coding sequence ATGGACTTTCGTCAGCTCAAATACTTCGTCCAGATTGCAGAAAGCGGGAACTTCTCCCGCGCGGCGGAGGTATTGCGCATTGCTCAGCCTTCGCTGAGCCAGCAGATGAAGAATCTGGAGGAAGAGCTGGGCGTGGAGCTGCTCATGCGCCATGCCCGCGGCGTCACGCCCTCCGAGCTCGGACAGCAGTTCTACGACCACGCCCGCCGCATCCTGGAGGAGGTGGACCGGGTGAAGGACCAGGTCCGCTCCAAGTCGCTCAATCCCTCGGGCCGCGTGTCGGTGGGGCTGCCCACCTCGGCCTGCCGCGGTCTCGGCCTGCCGCTGATCACGGCCATGGCCGAGCAGCAGCCCAACATCGCCCTCCATGTGGTGGAGGCCATGACCGGCTATCTCGACGATCTCCTCCAGGCCGGCCGGCTGGACGTGGCCCTCCTCTATGACCACAAGGCGTTCGAGCACGTGGCCTGGACCGAGATGATGGTCGAGGACCTCATGCTGTTCGCGGCGCCGGATCATCCCCTGGCTGCGAAAGGCTCAGTCGCGTTCCGCGACATGTTCGCGTGGCCCATCGTTCTGCCCGGCGCGCCCAATGTGATGCGCACGGTGATCGAGCAGTTCGCCGCCCGCAACGACGTGGAGCCCGTCGCCATGGCCTGCGACAGCCTGCCCACCATCGCGCGCCTCGTGCGCTCGGGCCGCGCGCTGGGCGTGATGCCTCACTTCGCCTTCATGGACGAGATGGCGCGCGGCGAGATGGTCGCCGTCGCCATCGTCGATCCCACGCCATCCTGGCGCCTGTCCGTCGTCGTCTCCCAGCGCAGCATGAACCCGCGCGGCTCGGAGGCGGTGGCGAAGGTGATGGCCAACGTCATCGCCGGAATGGTCGAAGCCGGAAGCTGGCGCGCCAAGCTCAAGGGCGAGAAGGCCCGCGCCACCGCGAAATAA
- a CDS encoding branched-chain amino acid ABC transporter permease, which translates to MTTVVQYILSGLAMGGIYALVALGFHIMWSSAKAVNFAHGDTLMIGGLLAVYLLAAGLPLGLACLLAVAVGALFGLVLERIAVRPFLSQQGSVGWMLTTIAVGIMVESFATIQTQGYARPLPSPGVNSSVHILGAGIYPQELVIPLVAVVAMLGLRALQRHTLLGRAMRAVAHNKNAAALMGINVNAVVAFSFALAGLLGAAAGVLVAPVVQASAAMGVLPGLKGFAVAIIGGITSAPGVVITGLVYGVMEKFVEGYISTAAREIIGFSLMILTLLVFPQGLFGKREVMKV; encoded by the coding sequence ATGACCACAGTGGTGCAATACATCCTGTCCGGCCTTGCCATGGGCGGCATCTATGCCCTGGTGGCGCTCGGCTTCCACATCATGTGGTCATCCGCCAAGGCCGTTAACTTCGCCCATGGCGACACGCTGATGATCGGCGGCTTGCTGGCCGTCTACCTGCTGGCGGCCGGCCTGCCGCTGGGCCTCGCCTGCCTCCTGGCGGTGGCTGTCGGCGCGCTGTTCGGGCTGGTGCTGGAGCGCATCGCGGTGCGCCCCTTCCTGTCGCAGCAGGGCTCGGTGGGCTGGATGCTCACCACCATCGCGGTGGGCATCATGGTGGAGAGCTTCGCCACCATCCAGACCCAGGGCTATGCCCGGCCGCTGCCCTCGCCGGGCGTCAACTCCTCCGTGCACATCCTCGGCGCCGGCATCTATCCGCAGGAACTGGTGATCCCGCTGGTGGCTGTCGTGGCCATGCTGGGCCTGCGGGCGCTCCAGCGCCACACCCTCCTCGGCCGCGCCATGCGGGCGGTGGCCCACAACAAGAACGCAGCCGCCCTCATGGGCATCAATGTAAATGCGGTCGTCGCCTTCTCCTTCGCCCTCGCCGGGCTTCTGGGCGCGGCGGCTGGCGTGCTGGTAGCCCCGGTGGTGCAGGCCTCCGCCGCCATGGGTGTGCTGCCGGGCCTGAAGGGCTTCGCCGTTGCCATCATCGGCGGCATCACCTCGGCACCGGGGGTGGTCATCACCGGCCTCGTCTACGGAGTGATGGAGAAGTTCGTCGAGGGCTACATCTCCACCGCCGCGCGCGAGATCATCGGCTTCTCCCTCATGATCCTCACTCTGCTGGTCTTCCCCCAGGGCCTGTTCGGCAAGCGGGAGGTGATGAAGGTATGA
- a CDS encoding ABC transporter substrate-binding protein, which translates to MPPQSILRGQLLAATVAFGLCTGLSATPALADQEPCIGNSAAVTGPAAFSGLAIKLGAEIAIEEINAAGGVLGKKLRLIQYDDAGAPPRGVDNTRRIALADKCIAVLGGFHSTVALAQVDPVHEIGIPYMGVWAANTKAIENGRDPNFMFRVSAKDKWVARFLVDEALKVSKTGKVAFFYENTGWGNGALPDVKAALAAKGKELAAAETFNWNDQDMSPQVIRARDAGADVVMVWSLDREANQILRSMDKAGWKPPIIGAWGISGNLGELAGPLANGVRVMQTYSFLTPQSDTGKKLLAAIEAKTGVKDPKDIKAPSGIANSYDAVYVLADAIKIAGSYDWKKVQQALYQVSRDGLVAPYKPAFDKANPERQDAILPQYYLLTVWHDGKLIPLKGSPYDK; encoded by the coding sequence ATGCCTCCCCAGAGCATTTTGCGCGGCCAGCTTCTGGCCGCCACGGTGGCGTTTGGCCTTTGCACCGGCCTTTCGGCCACCCCGGCGCTGGCCGATCAGGAACCCTGTATCGGCAATTCCGCCGCCGTCACCGGCCCGGCCGCCTTCTCCGGCCTCGCCATCAAGCTGGGCGCGGAGATCGCCATCGAGGAGATCAACGCCGCCGGCGGCGTGCTCGGCAAGAAGCTGCGCCTGATCCAGTATGACGATGCCGGCGCGCCGCCGCGCGGCGTCGACAATACCCGCCGCATCGCGCTGGCGGACAAGTGCATCGCCGTGCTTGGCGGCTTCCATTCCACCGTCGCCTTGGCGCAGGTGGACCCGGTGCACGAGATCGGCATTCCCTACATGGGCGTGTGGGCCGCCAACACCAAGGCGATCGAGAACGGGCGCGATCCCAACTTCATGTTCCGCGTTTCCGCCAAGGACAAGTGGGTCGCCCGCTTCCTGGTGGACGAGGCGCTGAAGGTGTCCAAGACCGGCAAGGTGGCGTTCTTCTACGAGAACACCGGCTGGGGCAACGGCGCCCTGCCGGACGTGAAGGCCGCGCTCGCCGCCAAGGGCAAGGAACTCGCCGCAGCCGAGACCTTCAACTGGAACGACCAGGACATGTCGCCCCAGGTGATCCGCGCCCGCGACGCCGGGGCGGACGTGGTCATGGTGTGGTCCCTCGACCGCGAGGCGAACCAGATCCTGCGGTCCATGGACAAGGCGGGCTGGAAGCCGCCCATCATCGGCGCCTGGGGCATCTCCGGCAATCTCGGCGAATTGGCCGGGCCGCTCGCCAACGGCGTGCGGGTGATGCAGACCTATTCCTTCCTGACCCCGCAGAGCGACACGGGCAAGAAGCTGCTCGCCGCCATCGAGGCCAAGACGGGCGTCAAGGACCCGAAGGACATCAAGGCGCCCTCCGGCATCGCGAATTCCTATGATGCGGTCTACGTGCTGGCCGATGCCATCAAGATTGCCGGCTCGTATGACTGGAAGAAGGTGCAGCAGGCCCTCTACCAGGTGAGCCGCGACGGCCTCGTCGCCCCCTACAAGCCGGCCTTCGACAAGGCCAATCCCGAGCGCCAGGACGCCATCCTGCCGCAATACTACCTGCTGACCGTCTGGCACGACGGCAAGCTCATCCCCCTCAAGGGCTCGCCCTACGACAAGTGA
- a CDS encoding amidohydrolase family protein translates to MDLIVKNARLPDAPDQTVDIAVTAGRIEAIAPDILADAEVVDAGGCLVAPGFVETHIHLDKSCILDRCASRRGDLEEAIAEVARAKKDFTPQDVYDRGRRTIEKAVAQGTTHMRTHLEVDPGIGLRGFEGVMQLVADFRWAIDIEVCVFPQEGLTNNPGTEDLMVEALRRGAKAVGAAPYTDTDPHGQIDRVFAMARDFDVDIDMHLDFGADPTALDLDYVCTLTERFGWGGRVAIGHVTKLAYVEPERLAEIAGRMRDAGVALTVLPSTDLFLMGRDRTFAKTRGVTPAHELLKHGVNCSLSTNNVLNPFTPFGDCSQLRMANLNANICHVGSAHDMTECFNMVTRRPARLMNLPDYGLEAGKAADFVIIDSPSPRAAVAELSPVLAAFKGGRRTLTRERAKLHFPGCGCGQ, encoded by the coding sequence ATGGATCTGATCGTCAAGAACGCCCGCCTCCCGGATGCGCCGGACCAGACCGTCGATATCGCCGTCACCGCCGGCCGCATCGAGGCCATCGCGCCCGACATCCTGGCCGACGCGGAGGTGGTGGACGCCGGGGGATGCCTCGTCGCGCCCGGCTTCGTGGAAACCCACATCCACCTGGACAAATCCTGCATCCTCGATCGCTGCGCCTCCCGCCGTGGGGACCTTGAGGAGGCCATCGCCGAGGTGGCCCGCGCCAAGAAGGATTTCACCCCGCAGGATGTCTACGACCGGGGCCGGCGCACCATCGAGAAGGCCGTCGCCCAGGGCACCACCCACATGCGCACCCATCTGGAGGTGGACCCCGGCATCGGCCTGCGCGGGTTCGAGGGGGTGATGCAACTGGTGGCGGATTTCCGCTGGGCCATCGACATCGAGGTCTGCGTGTTCCCGCAGGAGGGCCTCACCAACAATCCCGGCACCGAGGACCTGATGGTGGAGGCGCTTCGGCGCGGCGCGAAGGCGGTGGGCGCGGCGCCCTACACGGACACCGACCCCCATGGCCAGATCGACCGGGTGTTCGCGATGGCCCGCGATTTCGACGTGGACATCGACATGCACCTCGATTTCGGCGCCGATCCGACCGCGCTTGATCTCGATTATGTCTGCACGCTCACGGAGCGGTTCGGCTGGGGCGGGCGGGTAGCCATCGGCCATGTGACCAAGCTCGCCTATGTGGAGCCGGAGCGGCTCGCCGAGATCGCGGGCCGCATGCGCGATGCCGGCGTCGCGCTCACCGTGCTGCCCTCCACCGATCTGTTCCTCATGGGCCGGGACCGCACCTTCGCCAAGACGCGCGGCGTCACCCCGGCCCACGAGTTGCTGAAGCACGGGGTGAACTGCTCGCTCTCCACCAACAATGTGCTGAACCCGTTCACCCCGTTCGGCGATTGCTCGCAATTGCGGATGGCGAACCTCAACGCCAACATCTGCCACGTCGGCTCGGCCCACGACATGACCGAGTGCTTCAACATGGTGACGCGCCGCCCGGCCCGCCTGATGAACCTTCCCGACTACGGGCTCGAAGCCGGCAAGGCGGCGGATTTCGTCATCATCGACAGCCCCTCCCCGCGCGCTGCGGTGGCCGAGCTGTCCCCGGTGCTCGCGGCCTTCAAGGGTGGCCGGCGCACCCTGACGCGGGAGCGGGCGAAGCTGCACTTTCCCGGCTGCGGATGCGGGCAATGA